The Bradyrhizobium sp. WBAH42 genome includes a window with the following:
- a CDS encoding CHASE3 domain-containing protein: MTAEGQRRRAFWQVLLFAAGILVLTVISAGSVYLVNKAREDSKWVLHTIEVENQINALLLEIRRAESGARGFLLTQGDNFRVDHEKAVSAIIPALDKLTRFSADNPQQRANVEKLSAAIEIRLGQFAQEMIFMQQGQPDRATALVREAAAQDTTTRITSVANAMIQEEERLFRLRTTNSDHSQTLAASMTGIGSGLVVVLALISIWLVRRSARVRDEAEARLRDANLNLEAVVDERTADLREANDEIQRFAYIVSHDLRSPLVNIMGFTSELEELGGDIFRRIGSLAHVPAGAAPLAPAAPGEIALEGADKQLSEDFSEALGFIKSSIAKMDRLISAILNLTREGRREFQPVKVDTRELIEAIATTLAHQAAEAQAEIHLEPLPDLVSDRLALEQIFSNLIDNAIKYLKPGVPGEIRIRGRTKLGYAIFEVSDNGRGIDPKDHQRIFDLFRRAGTQDKPGQGIGLAHVRALVRRLGGTMSVSSELNAGSTFTITLPIAWNVSNRNRDR; encoded by the coding sequence GTGACGGCTGAAGGCCAGCGACGGCGGGCATTCTGGCAGGTCCTGCTGTTCGCGGCGGGCATTTTGGTGCTGACCGTGATCAGCGCCGGCTCCGTCTACCTCGTCAACAAGGCGCGCGAGGACAGTAAATGGGTGCTTCACACCATCGAGGTGGAGAACCAGATCAATGCCCTGCTGCTGGAGATCCGGCGCGCCGAGAGCGGCGCCCGAGGCTTTCTGCTGACCCAGGGGGACAACTTCAGGGTCGACCATGAAAAGGCCGTTTCGGCGATCATTCCGGCCCTCGACAAGCTCACGCGCTTCAGCGCCGACAATCCGCAGCAACGCGCGAATGTCGAGAAGCTGAGCGCGGCGATCGAAATCCGTCTCGGTCAGTTTGCGCAGGAAATGATCTTTATGCAGCAGGGCCAGCCGGACAGGGCCACCGCGTTGGTTCGCGAGGCCGCGGCGCAGGACACCACAACCAGGATCACCAGCGTCGCGAACGCGATGATCCAGGAGGAGGAGCGCCTGTTCCGCCTCCGCACGACCAACTCCGACCACAGCCAGACCCTGGCCGCCTCGATGACTGGTATCGGCTCCGGCCTCGTGGTGGTGCTGGCGCTGATCTCGATCTGGCTGGTGCGGCGCTCGGCACGCGTGCGCGACGAGGCCGAGGCGCGCCTGCGCGATGCCAACCTCAATCTGGAAGCCGTCGTCGACGAACGCACGGCGGATCTGCGCGAAGCCAACGACGAGATCCAGCGCTTTGCCTATATCGTCAGCCACGATCTGCGCTCGCCGCTCGTCAACATCATGGGCTTCACGAGCGAGCTCGAAGAGCTCGGCGGCGACATCTTCCGCCGCATCGGCAGCCTCGCGCATGTCCCCGCGGGGGCAGCGCCGCTCGCGCCTGCCGCGCCGGGCGAGATCGCGCTCGAAGGCGCCGACAAGCAGCTCTCGGAGGATTTCTCCGAAGCGCTCGGCTTCATCAAATCGTCGATCGCCAAGATGGACCGGCTGATCTCGGCCATCCTCAACCTCACCCGCGAGGGCCGGCGTGAATTCCAGCCGGTGAAGGTTGACACGCGCGAGCTGATCGAGGCCATCGCAACGACGCTGGCGCACCAGGCGGCCGAGGCGCAGGCCGAGATCCATCTCGAGCCCCTGCCGGACCTCGTGAGCGACCGCCTCGCCCTCGAGCAGATCTTCTCCAACCTGATCGACAACGCGATCAAATATCTCAAGCCCGGCGTGCCCGGCGAGATCAGAATCCGCGGGCGGACCAAGCTCGGCTACGCTATCTTCGAGGTCAGCGACAACGGCCGCGGCATCGATCCGAAGGACCACCAGCGGATATTCGACCTGTTCCGCCGCGCGGGAACCCAGGATAAGCCCGGCCAGGGTATCGGCCTTGCGCATGTGCGTGCACTTGTGCGTCGCCTCGGCGGCACCATGTCGGTATCATCGGAACTTAATGCGGGCAGCACCTTCACGATCACGCTGCCGATCGCCTGGAACGTGAGCAACCGGAACCGAGATCGATGA
- the accC gene encoding acetyl-CoA carboxylase biotin carboxylase subunit — MFDKILIANRGEIALRILRACKELGIATVAVHSTADADAMHVRLSDESVCIGPPASKDSYLNVPALLAACEITGADAVHPGYGFLSENARFAEILAEHNLHFIGPKAEHIRLMGDKIEAKKTAKRLGIPVVPGSDGAVGPDDDALAIARKIGFPVLVKAAAGGGGRGMKVAHSEADLQVALSTAANEAKSAFGDASVYLEKYLQKPRHIEIQILGDGRGGAIHLGERDCSLQRRHQKVWEEGPSPVLAAAARAKIGETCAKAMREMKYLGVGTIEFLFEDGEFYFIEMNTRIQVEHPVTESITDIDLVLEQIRIAAGGDLPARQDEVQVIGHAIECRINAENPQTFRPSPGRILQYHPPGGLGVRIDSAVYQGYTIPPYYDSLVGKLIVHGKTRAECLMRLRRALDEMVVEGIETTLPLFRALVREADIINGDYHIHWLEQYLAGKAEPAPR; from the coding sequence ATGTTCGACAAGATCCTCATAGCCAATCGCGGCGAGATCGCTCTTCGCATCCTCAGGGCCTGCAAGGAGCTCGGGATCGCGACCGTCGCCGTGCACTCCACCGCGGACGCCGATGCCATGCATGTGCGGCTGTCGGACGAGAGCGTCTGCATCGGGCCGCCGGCGTCCAAGGACAGCTATCTCAACGTGCCCGCCCTGCTCGCGGCCTGCGAGATCACCGGCGCTGATGCCGTGCATCCCGGTTACGGCTTCCTCTCCGAGAACGCGCGCTTTGCGGAAATCCTCGCCGAGCACAATCTGCACTTCATCGGTCCGAAAGCCGAGCACATCCGCCTGATGGGCGACAAGATCGAGGCCAAGAAGACCGCCAAGCGGCTCGGCATCCCCGTGGTGCCCGGCTCGGACGGCGCCGTCGGTCCTGACGACGATGCATTGGCGATCGCCAGGAAGATCGGCTTCCCGGTGCTGGTCAAGGCGGCGGCCGGCGGCGGCGGCCGCGGCATGAAGGTCGCGCACAGCGAGGCGGACCTGCAGGTGGCGCTGTCGACGGCGGCGAACGAGGCCAAATCCGCCTTTGGCGATGCCTCCGTCTATCTGGAAAAATACCTGCAGAAGCCGCGCCACATCGAGATCCAGATCCTCGGCGACGGCCGCGGCGGCGCGATCCATCTCGGCGAGCGCGACTGCTCGCTGCAGCGCCGCCACCAGAAGGTCTGGGAGGAAGGCCCCTCGCCCGTCCTCGCTGCCGCCGCACGGGCCAAGATCGGCGAGACCTGCGCCAAAGCCATGCGCGAGATGAAATATCTCGGCGTCGGCACCATCGAGTTCCTGTTCGAGGACGGCGAGTTCTACTTCATCGAGATGAACACCCGCATCCAGGTGGAGCATCCCGTCACCGAAAGCATCACCGACATCGACCTCGTGCTGGAGCAGATCCGCATTGCCGCCGGCGGCGACCTGCCGGCCAGGCAGGACGAGGTCCAGGTCATCGGCCACGCGATCGAGTGCCGCATCAACGCCGAGAATCCGCAGACCTTCCGCCCCTCGCCGGGCCGGATCCTGCAATATCATCCGCCGGGCGGCCTCGGGGTGCGGATCGATTCCGCCGTCTACCAGGGCTACACCATCCCGCCGTATTACGACTCCCTCGTCGGCAAGCTGATCGTGCACGGCAAGACCCGCGCCGAATGCCTGATGCGGCTGCGGCGGGCGCTGGACGAGATGGTGGTCGAGGGCATCGAGACCACGCTGCCGCTGTTCCGTGCGCTGGTGCGCGAGGCCGACATCATCAATGGCGACTACCACATCCACTGGCTGGAGCAGTACCTGGCCGGCAAGGCGGAACCCGCCCCGCGATAA
- the accB gene encoding acetyl-CoA carboxylase biotin carboxyl carrier protein, producing MARQPDDKAAAKFSSEDSALVRELALLLDETSLTEIEIERAGLRLRVARNISVAATMPMQVTAPPAALPLAASPAAPAAAAADLSKHPGAVTSPMVGTAYWAPEPGAKPFIDVGTKVSVGQTLLIIEAMKTMNQIPSPRAGTVTQILVEDGQPVEYGEPLVIIE from the coding sequence ATGGCGCGCCAGCCAGACGACAAAGCAGCCGCAAAGTTTTCCAGCGAGGATTCCGCGCTCGTTCGCGAGCTGGCACTTCTGCTCGATGAGACCAGCCTCACCGAGATCGAGATCGAGCGGGCGGGCCTGCGCCTGCGCGTCGCCCGCAACATCAGCGTTGCCGCGACCATGCCGATGCAGGTGACGGCTCCTCCGGCCGCCCTGCCGCTGGCGGCAAGCCCCGCGGCGCCAGCAGCGGCCGCGGCCGATCTGTCGAAGCATCCCGGCGCCGTGACTTCGCCGATGGTCGGCACCGCCTATTGGGCGCCGGAGCCGGGCGCAAAGCCGTTCATCGACGTCGGCACCAAGGTCTCGGTCGGCCAGACGCTGCTGATCATCGAAGCCATGAAGACGATGAACCAGATCCCCTCGCCGCGCGCCGGCACGGTGACGCAGATCCTGGTCGAGGACGGCCAGCCGGTCGAGTACGGCGAGCCGCTGGTGATCATTGAGTGA
- the aroQ gene encoding type II 3-dehydroquinate dehydratase, producing MAEPATDTILVLNGPNLNMLGTREPDKYGHATLADVEALCRETAATFGLKADCRQSNREGELIDFIHEAHRRKMKGIIINAGGYSHTSIALHDALLAVQIPTVEVHVTNIHARESFRHHSYTARAAFASLCGFGIEGYRLAIQGLAAKLGIKPNA from the coding sequence ATGGCCGAACCTGCAACCGACACGATCCTCGTCCTGAACGGGCCGAACCTCAACATGCTGGGGACCCGCGAGCCCGACAAATATGGCCATGCGACGCTGGCCGACGTCGAGGCGCTGTGCCGGGAGACGGCCGCGACGTTCGGCCTGAAGGCGGACTGCCGGCAGTCCAACCGCGAAGGCGAGCTGATCGACTTCATCCACGAGGCGCATCGGCGCAAGATGAAGGGCATCATCATCAATGCCGGCGGCTATTCCCACACCTCGATCGCACTGCACGATGCGCTGCTCGCCGTGCAGATTCCGACGGTCGAGGTGCATGTGACCAACATCCACGCCCGCGAGAGTTTTCGTCACCATTCCTACACCGCACGCGCGGCTTTCGCCTCGCTCTGCGGTTTCGGCATCGAGGGCTACCGCCTCGCCATCCAGGGCCTTGCCGCCAAGCTCGGCATCAAGCCCAACGCCTGA
- a CDS encoding DUF1236 domain-containing protein produces the protein MLNRFMISVAAVALVAGTGLANAQDKGRDTGAGSQQMQHSQPSGGGAERGGAMGRDSMSHDKGTVGQAGGSSATKSEDKSGAMKDDRSGGAMHKNAAEDKAGATKGQRTDERAQGQMDKSQQDKSKSMSQDTSKSGSKDQKDMKAEGSKSGTSTNNAETQKGTGTSTNQNAQGQTGTTNQNAQGQTGTSSTQNVQGQSSTTVGQAGAAAKLSTEQRTQITSVIREERVAPVTNVNFSISVGTRIPREGITLHALPSRVVTIYPEWRTYKYVLVRDEIVIINPDTYEIVAVLNV, from the coding sequence ATGTTGAACCGCTTTATGATTTCGGTTGCCGCAGTCGCACTCGTCGCGGGCACCGGTCTGGCGAACGCACAAGACAAGGGCCGCGACACTGGCGCTGGCTCGCAGCAGATGCAGCATTCCCAGCCCTCCGGCGGCGGCGCCGAGCGCGGCGGCGCGATGGGTCGCGATTCCATGAGCCACGATAAGGGCACTGTCGGCCAGGCCGGCGGCTCCAGCGCGACCAAGTCCGAAGACAAGTCCGGCGCGATGAAGGACGACCGCTCGGGCGGCGCGATGCACAAGAACGCGGCCGAAGACAAGGCCGGCGCCACCAAGGGCCAGCGCACCGACGAGCGCGCGCAGGGTCAGATGGACAAGTCCCAGCAGGACAAGTCCAAGAGCATGAGCCAGGACACCAGCAAGTCCGGCAGCAAGGACCAGAAGGACATGAAGGCTGAGGGCAGCAAGAGCGGCACCTCGACCAACAACGCCGAGACCCAGAAGGGCACCGGCACCAGCACCAACCAGAATGCTCAGGGCCAGACTGGCACCACGAACCAGAACGCGCAGGGTCAGACCGGCACCAGCTCGACCCAGAACGTGCAGGGCCAGAGCTCGACCACGGTTGGCCAGGCCGGCGCCGCTGCCAAGCTTTCGACCGAGCAGCGGACGCAGATCACGTCCGTGATCCGCGAGGAGCGCGTCGCCCCCGTGACGAACGTGAACTTCTCGATCTCGGTCGGCACCCGCATCCCGCGCGAGGGCATTACCCTGCACGCCCTGCCGTCCCGGGTCGTGACCATCTATCCGGAGTGGCGGACCTACAAGTACGTCCTGGTCCGCGATGAGATCGTCATCATCAATCCGGACACCTACGAGATCGTGGCCGTCCTGAACGTCTGA
- a CDS encoding DsbA family protein, whose protein sequence is MPSLRLLAPALFALAMFGAAVPASADSFSDSQRTDIEKIIKNYLVSHPEVLEEAMAELSKRQAAAETQKHEASIAQNAEAIFNSPRQVVLGNRDGDVTFVEFFDYNCGYCKRAMDDMLTIMKGDPKLKVVLKEFPVLSQGSVEAAQVAVAVRMQDPSGKKYLDFHQKLLGGRGAADKARAMQAAKEAGLDTARIEKDIASPEVRATIEENFKLAEAMGMNGTPSYVIGKQIVIGAVGVESLKEKIGIARCGKATC, encoded by the coding sequence ATGCCTTCGCTGCGCCTGCTCGCTCCCGCATTGTTCGCGCTCGCCATGTTCGGCGCGGCCGTGCCCGCCTCCGCCGACAGTTTCTCCGACAGCCAGCGCACCGACATCGAGAAGATCATCAAGAACTATCTCGTCAGCCATCCCGAGGTGCTCGAGGAGGCCATGGCCGAGCTCAGCAAGCGGCAGGCCGCGGCCGAAACGCAGAAGCACGAAGCCAGCATCGCGCAGAACGCCGAGGCGATCTTCAACTCGCCGCGCCAGGTCGTGCTCGGCAACCGGGACGGCGACGTCACCTTCGTCGAGTTCTTCGACTACAATTGCGGCTATTGCAAACGCGCGATGGACGACATGCTGACCATCATGAAGGGCGATCCGAAGCTGAAGGTCGTGCTGAAGGAGTTTCCGGTGCTGAGCCAGGGCTCGGTCGAAGCGGCGCAGGTCGCGGTCGCCGTGCGCATGCAGGATCCCTCCGGCAAGAAATATCTCGACTTCCACCAGAAGCTGCTCGGCGGTCGCGGCGCCGCCGACAAGGCCCGCGCGATGCAGGCCGCCAAGGAAGCCGGTCTCGACACGGCTCGCATCGAGAAGGACATCGCCAGCCCCGAGGTGCGCGCCACCATCGAGGAGAATTTCAAGCTCGCCGAAGCGATGGGCATGAACGGCACGCCGAGCTATGTGATCGGCAAGCAGATCGTGATCGGCGCCGTCGGCGTCGAAAGCCTGAAGGAAAAGATCGGCATTGCCCGTTGCGGCAAGGCGACTTGCTGA
- a CDS encoding M48 family metalloprotease, with protein MSLQIALRKKASALTALVTATAIALTPFSAAHAQAKGPPVLRDTETEQLLREYTRPILRVAGLEKQNIQMVIINDGSFNAFVADGRRIFVNWGAILQSETPNQIIGVLAHETGHLAGGHLSKLREQLAAAQTQMIIAMLLGAGAIAAGSTQRSSAGNNGLANAGAAAIAAPQEVIRRTLLSYQRQQEENADRAGVKFLTETQQSPKGMYETFKRFTSESLFAARGADPYLQSHPMPAERVAALQEFAGSSTYWNKKDDPALQLRHDMVRAKISAFMERPETVYRRYPQTNDSLPARYARAISTYLHGDLRSALAQIDALIQVQPNNPYFYEVRGQALLESGKAAEAIAPLRKAVALSNNAPLIEMLLGQALVGTDNKAYTDEAVRILRAAVAREPEAALGYTQLAMAYGRKGDYAEADLASAQAAYLRGDNKTARELATRAKTRFAVGTPGWVKADDIVAAKPPRN; from the coding sequence ATGTCGCTCCAGATCGCATTGCGCAAGAAGGCCTCCGCCCTCACCGCCCTCGTCACGGCCACGGCGATCGCGCTGACGCCGTTCTCGGCCGCGCACGCGCAGGCCAAGGGGCCGCCGGTCCTGCGCGACACCGAGACCGAGCAACTGCTGCGCGAATACACGCGCCCGATCCTGCGCGTTGCCGGTCTGGAGAAGCAGAACATCCAGATGGTGATCATCAACGACGGCTCGTTCAACGCCTTCGTCGCGGACGGCCGCCGCATCTTCGTCAATTGGGGCGCCATCCTGCAATCGGAGACGCCGAACCAGATCATCGGCGTGCTCGCGCACGAGACTGGGCATCTGGCGGGCGGCCATCTGTCCAAGCTGCGCGAGCAGCTCGCCGCTGCCCAGACCCAGATGATCATCGCGATGCTGCTCGGCGCCGGCGCGATTGCGGCTGGCAGCACCCAGCGCAGCAGCGCAGGCAACAACGGGCTCGCCAATGCCGGCGCGGCCGCGATCGCCGCTCCGCAGGAGGTGATCCGCCGGACGCTACTGTCCTATCAGCGCCAGCAGGAGGAGAACGCCGACCGTGCCGGCGTGAAATTCCTGACGGAGACCCAACAATCGCCAAAGGGCATGTACGAGACGTTCAAGCGCTTCACCAGCGAGAGCCTGTTCGCCGCGCGCGGTGCCGATCCCTACCTGCAGTCGCATCCGATGCCGGCCGAGCGCGTCGCCGCGCTGCAGGAGTTCGCAGGCTCCAGCACGTACTGGAACAAGAAGGACGATCCCGCGCTCCAGCTCCGGCACGACATGGTCCGTGCCAAGATCTCCGCCTTCATGGAGCGGCCGGAGACGGTGTACCGCCGCTATCCCCAGACCAACGACAGCCTGCCGGCGCGCTATGCCCGCGCCATCAGCACCTACCTGCACGGCGATCTGCGCAGCGCGCTCGCCCAGATCGACGCGCTGATCCAGGTGCAGCCGAACAACCCGTATTTCTACGAGGTGCGCGGCCAGGCGCTCCTGGAAAGCGGCAAGGCGGCCGAAGCGATCGCTCCCTTGCGCAAGGCCGTCGCCCTCTCCAACAACGCCCCCCTCATCGAGATGTTACTTGGGCAGGCTCTGGTCGGAACCGATAATAAGGCCTACACCGACGAGGCCGTTCGGATTCTCCGCGCCGCGGTGGCCCGGGAGCCCGAGGCGGCGCTCGGCTACACCCAGCTCGCGATGGCCTATGGCCGGAAGGGAGATTATGCGGAGGCAGATCTCGCCTCGGCCCAGGCCGCCTATTTGCGCGGCGACAACAAGACCGCCCGCGAGCTTGCGACGCGCGCGAAAACCCGTTTCGCTGTCGGCACGCCCGGATGGGTCAAGGCCGACGACATCGTTGCGGCGAAGCCGCCGCGCAATTGA
- a CDS encoding pyridoxal phosphate-dependent aminotransferase, which produces MYDATLRNRLGQWLEPSRRSDVPPFMVMDVMAAAARIEAAGGHVIHMEVGQPAAGAPRTAIAAAHAALEAGRIDYTSALGIPSLRARIARHYRDTYGSDVSPDRIVVTTGSSGGFILAFLSMFEPGDRVAVTLPGYPPYRHILTALGCEPVLIETTNETRHALTGEALLAAHRKAPLKGVLVGSPANPTGTMMSRDALTGLIAAAEDAGIRFISDEIYHGLDYAFPAVTAAALSEHALVINSFSKYFCMTGWRVGWMVVPEILVRPIERLQQNLSISVPSLSQIAAEAAFDGTAEMEAIKHGYQENRRVLIDGLPKAGLTRFLPADGAFYLYADVSDFTSDSFEFAKQMLEQAGVAATPGLDFDPIHGRSFIRFSYARSLDEMREAVDRIAHWLK; this is translated from the coding sequence ATGTACGATGCGACATTGAGGAACCGGTTGGGGCAGTGGCTCGAGCCCTCCCGCCGCAGCGATGTTCCCCCGTTCATGGTGATGGACGTCATGGCCGCGGCGGCCCGAATCGAGGCCGCCGGTGGTCATGTCATCCACATGGAGGTCGGCCAGCCCGCGGCCGGCGCGCCCAGGACCGCGATCGCGGCCGCCCATGCGGCGCTCGAGGCTGGACGGATCGACTATACCTCGGCGCTCGGCATCCCCTCCTTGCGCGCGCGCATTGCGCGCCATTATCGCGACACCTATGGCAGCGACGTGAGCCCCGATCGGATCGTCGTGACGACGGGCTCGTCGGGCGGCTTCATCTTGGCGTTCCTGTCGATGTTCGAGCCCGGCGATCGCGTCGCCGTGACGTTGCCGGGCTATCCGCCGTATCGACACATCCTGACCGCGCTCGGCTGCGAGCCTGTGCTGATCGAGACCACGAACGAGACGCGGCACGCGCTGACCGGCGAGGCGCTGCTCGCGGCCCATCGCAAGGCGCCGTTGAAGGGCGTCCTGGTCGGCAGCCCCGCCAATCCCACGGGCACGATGATGTCCCGCGACGCGCTCACCGGCCTGATCGCGGCGGCGGAAGACGCCGGCATCCGCTTCATCTCGGATGAGATCTATCACGGTCTCGATTACGCGTTTCCAGCCGTGACGGCGGCGGCGCTGTCCGAGCATGCGCTCGTGATCAACTCGTTCTCGAAGTATTTTTGCATGACGGGCTGGCGCGTCGGCTGGATGGTGGTGCCCGAGATCCTGGTGCGGCCGATCGAGCGGCTGCAGCAGAACCTCTCGATCTCGGTGCCCTCGCTGTCGCAGATCGCGGCGGAGGCTGCATTCGACGGCACGGCCGAGATGGAGGCGATCAAGCACGGCTATCAGGAAAACCGGCGTGTCCTGATCGATGGTTTGCCCAAGGCCGGATTGACGAGATTCCTGCCGGCTGACGGCGCCTTCTATCTCTATGCCGATGTCTCGGACTTCACCTCGGACAGTTTCGAGTTCGCCAAGCAGATGCTGGAGCAGGCGGGCGTGGCGGCAACGCCGGGCCTCGATTTCGATCCCATCCATGGCCGTTCATTCATCCGCTTTTCCTATGCCCGCTCGCTCGATGAGATGCGGGAGGCAGTTGACCGGATCGCTCACTGGCTTAAATAG
- a CDS encoding biotin transporter BioY yields the protein MWPTRPGEAVGTLRAVVLIALGTALMALSAKVNLPLPYVPMTLQTLVVLMIGAAYGWRLGSATMIAYLAEGAIGLPVFAGPVGGIAPLVGPTAGYLFGFVLAAFVTGWLAERGWDRSVTLLFAAMAAGHIVILATGFGWLAFGLGLGAAKAWQVGIVPFIAASLVKNALGATLMPAARRLVERRG from the coding sequence ATGTGGCCGACCCGACCGGGCGAAGCCGTCGGCACGCTGCGGGCCGTCGTGCTGATTGCGCTCGGCACCGCGTTGATGGCGCTGTCAGCCAAGGTGAATCTGCCGCTGCCCTACGTGCCGATGACGCTGCAGACGCTGGTGGTGCTGATGATCGGCGCCGCCTATGGCTGGCGCCTTGGCAGCGCAACCATGATCGCTTACCTCGCCGAGGGCGCGATCGGGCTGCCGGTGTTCGCCGGTCCCGTGGGTGGCATCGCACCGCTCGTCGGCCCGACCGCGGGCTATCTGTTCGGCTTCGTATTGGCTGCGTTCGTGACCGGCTGGCTCGCCGAGCGCGGCTGGGATCGCAGCGTGACGCTGCTGTTTGCGGCGATGGCTGCGGGCCACATCGTCATTCTCGCGACCGGGTTCGGCTGGCTGGCATTCGGCCTTGGTCTCGGCGCCGCCAAGGCCTGGCAGGTCGGCATCGTGCCGTTCATCGCGGCCTCACTGGTCAAGAATGCGCTCGGCGCGACCCTGATGCCGGCGGCGCGCCGGCTCGTCGAGCGCCGCGGGTAA
- a CDS encoding dicarboxylate/amino acid:cation symporter → MTTTTMAGAPVAPPVAKPWYKVLYVQVLIAIVLGAIVGWLWPTVATNEWIKALGDGFIKLIKMVIAPIIFCTVVSGIAHIQDAKKVGRIGVKALVYFEVVSTFALVIGLVVGNLVKPGSGFGNAAANEAAVANYAKQAAGQKSVDFVLHIIPDTVVGAFAQGEILQVLLFAVLFGFALMSLGERGHTIRSFIDDAAHAVFGVISIVMRAAPIGAFGAMAYTIGKFGTGAILNLVGLIATFYVTAALFVFVVLGLIARMAGFSIFRFLGYIKDELLIVLGTSSSESALPSLMEKLERLGCSKSVVGLVVPTGYSFNLDGTNIYMTLATLFIAQALGVELSFGQQITILVVAMLTSKGASGITGAGFITLAATLAVVDPRLVPGMAIVLGIDKFMSECRALTNLCGNGVACVIVAWWEGELDRDKLKANLAKEIDPTDMETAITTD, encoded by the coding sequence ATGACGACGACAACGATGGCGGGGGCGCCGGTCGCGCCGCCCGTTGCCAAGCCGTGGTACAAAGTCCTCTACGTCCAGGTGCTGATCGCCATCGTGCTCGGCGCCATCGTCGGATGGCTGTGGCCGACCGTCGCCACCAACGAATGGATCAAGGCGCTCGGCGACGGCTTCATCAAGCTGATCAAGATGGTGATCGCCCCGATCATCTTCTGCACCGTGGTCTCCGGCATCGCCCACATCCAGGACGCCAAGAAGGTCGGTCGTATCGGCGTCAAGGCGCTGGTCTATTTCGAGGTCGTCTCGACCTTCGCGCTGGTGATCGGTCTCGTTGTCGGCAATCTCGTCAAGCCGGGCTCCGGCTTCGGCAATGCGGCGGCAAACGAGGCAGCCGTTGCCAACTACGCCAAGCAGGCGGCCGGCCAGAAGTCCGTCGACTTCGTGCTGCACATCATTCCGGACACCGTGGTCGGCGCCTTCGCGCAAGGCGAGATTCTCCAGGTGCTGCTGTTCGCAGTGTTGTTCGGCTTCGCCTTGATGAGCCTCGGCGAGCGCGGCCACACCATCCGCAGCTTCATCGACGATGCCGCGCACGCGGTGTTCGGCGTCATCTCGATCGTGATGCGCGCGGCGCCGATCGGCGCGTTCGGTGCGATGGCCTATACGATCGGCAAGTTCGGCACCGGCGCGATCCTGAATCTGGTCGGCTTGATCGCGACGTTCTACGTCACGGCTGCGCTGTTCGTGTTCGTCGTGCTCGGCCTCATCGCGCGCATGGCGGGGTTCTCGATCTTCAGGTTCCTCGGCTACATCAAGGACGAGCTGCTGATCGTGCTCGGCACCTCGTCCTCGGAAAGCGCGCTGCCGTCCTTGATGGAGAAGCTGGAGCGGCTCGGCTGCTCCAAGTCGGTGGTCGGCCTCGTCGTGCCCACGGGTTACTCGTTCAACCTCGACGGCACCAACATCTACATGACGCTGGCGACGCTGTTCATCGCGCAGGCGCTCGGCGTCGAGCTCTCCTTCGGCCAGCAGATCACCATCCTAGTGGTGGCGATGCTGACCTCGAAGGGCGCCTCCGGCATCACCGGCGCGGGTTTCATCACGCTGGCGGCGACGCTCGCCGTGGTCGATCCGCGGCTCGTGCCGGGCATGGCAATCGTGCTCGGCATCGACAAGTTCATGAGCGAGTGCCGCGCGCTGACCAATCTGTGCGGCAACGGCGTCGCCTGCGTGATCGTCGCCTGGTGGGAAGGCGAGCTCGACCGCGACAAGCTCAAAGCCAACCTCGCCAAGGAGATCGATCCGACCGACATGGAGACGGCGATCACGACGGACTGA